A region of Onychomys torridus chromosome 10, mOncTor1.1, whole genome shotgun sequence DNA encodes the following proteins:
- the Dmp1 gene encoding dentin matrix acidic phosphoprotein 1 isoform X1: MKTGILLVFLWGLACALPVTRYQNTESESSEEWMGGLAPSPPPSTNSESSDETKVSSEEQANDDPSDSTESEEDVDSDGDQYAYRPTGGLTKSVGTEADKEDDEDDSGDDTFGDEDNGPGPEWGGHSRPDSDEDSSDNTQSSEDSRENNAQDALSDSRDREDEADSRPEAGDSTQDSESEEHWVGGGSDGEHSHGDGSEFDDEGMLSDDPEGTRSDRGHARMSSAGIRSKESKGNQELTSTGDSDESQSVELSSSKSFRRSQVSEEDGRGELTDSSSRETQNDSTEDTVSKEDTAESRSQEDSPEGQDTSSESSEEADGPSQESSSESQEGVASESRGDNPDYTSQTGDQEDSESSEEDSLNTLSSSESRSTEEQADSESSESLRLSEESQESAQDGDSSSQEGLQSQSTSRESRSEESQSEQDSRSEEESDSESQDSSRSKEGSNSTESTSSSEEDGHPKNMEADSRKLTVDAYHNKPIGDQDDNDCQDGY, translated from the exons ATGAAGACCGGTATCCTACTTGTGTTCCTGTGGGGGTTGGCCTGTGCCCTCCCA GTTACCAGGTATCAGAATACTGAATCCGAGAGCTCAGAAGAGTGGATG GGCGGTTTGGCTCCGTCACCACCACCCTCCACG aACAGTGAGTCATCAGACGAGACTAAAGTTAGCTCAGAGGAACAG GCAAACGATGACCCCAGTGACAGCACTGAGTCTGAAGAGGATGTGGACTCTGACGGTGACCAGTATGCCTACAGACCCACTGGTGGTCTCACTAAGAGTGTGGGAACAGAAGCTGATAAGGAGGATGATGAGGATGACAGTGGAGACGACACCTTTGGTGATGAGGACAATGGCCCAGGACCTGAATGGGGAGGACACTCCAGACCGGACAGTGATGAGGACTCCTCAGACAACACGCAATCCAGTGAAGACTCTCGAGAAAACAATGCCCAAGATGCCCTCAGTGACAGCAGGGACCGTGAGGATGAGGCAGACAGCCGGCCTGAGGCAGGTGACTCCACTCAGGACAGCGAGAGCGAGGAACATTGGGTAGGAGGTGGCAGTGACGGGGAGCATAGCCATGGGGACGGCTCTGAGTTTGACGATGAAGGGATGCTGAGTGATGACCCTGAAGGCACCAGGAGTGACCGAGGCCACGCCAGGATGAGCAGCGCTGGTATCAGGTCAAAAGAATCGAAAGGGAACCAGGAGCTCACGAGCACTGGGGATTCAGACGAGAGCCAATCTGTGGAACTGTCAAGCAGCAAGTCCTTCAGAAGGTCCCAGGTCTCCGAGGAAGATGGCAGAGGTGAGCTCACAGACAGCAGTAGCAGGGAAACCCAGAATGACTCCACAGAGGACACCGTCTCCAAGGAGGACACAGCCGAGAGCCGGTCCCAGGAAGACAGTCCAGAGGGACAAGACACCAGCAGTGAGTCCAGTGAGGAGGCTGATGGGCCATCCCAGGAAAGCAGCAGTGAGTCTCAGGAAGGGGTGGCCAGTGAGTCCAGGGGTGACAACCCAGATTACACTAGTCAGACGGGAGACCAAGAAGACAGCGAGTCCAGTGAGGAGGACAGCCTGAACACACTCTCCAGCTCAGAAAGTCGGTCCACAGAGGAGCAAGCTGACAGCGAGTCCAGTGAGAGCCTCAGACTGTCGGAGGAAAGTCAAGAGTCAGCCCAGGATGGAGACAGTTCCAGCCAGGAAGGCCTCCAGTCTCAGAGCACTTCAAGGGAGAGCAGGAGCGAGGAGAGCCAGTCTGAGCAGGACAGCCGTTCTGAGGAGGAGAGTGACAGTGAGTCTCAGGACAGTAGCAGATCCAAAGAAGGCAGTaactctacagaaagcacttcaAGCAGTGAGGAAGACGGCCACCCTAAAAACATGGAGGCGGACAGCAGGAAACTAACAGTCGATGCGTACCACAACAAACCCATCGGGGACCAGGATGACAATGACTGCCAAGATGGCTACTAG
- the Dmp1 gene encoding dentin matrix acidic phosphoprotein 1 isoform X2, giving the protein MKTGILLVFLWGLACALPVTRYQNTESESSEEWMGGLAPSPPPSTANDDPSDSTESEEDVDSDGDQYAYRPTGGLTKSVGTEADKEDDEDDSGDDTFGDEDNGPGPEWGGHSRPDSDEDSSDNTQSSEDSRENNAQDALSDSRDREDEADSRPEAGDSTQDSESEEHWVGGGSDGEHSHGDGSEFDDEGMLSDDPEGTRSDRGHARMSSAGIRSKESKGNQELTSTGDSDESQSVELSSSKSFRRSQVSEEDGRGELTDSSSRETQNDSTEDTVSKEDTAESRSQEDSPEGQDTSSESSEEADGPSQESSSESQEGVASESRGDNPDYTSQTGDQEDSESSEEDSLNTLSSSESRSTEEQADSESSESLRLSEESQESAQDGDSSSQEGLQSQSTSRESRSEESQSEQDSRSEEESDSESQDSSRSKEGSNSTESTSSSEEDGHPKNMEADSRKLTVDAYHNKPIGDQDDNDCQDGY; this is encoded by the exons ATGAAGACCGGTATCCTACTTGTGTTCCTGTGGGGGTTGGCCTGTGCCCTCCCA GTTACCAGGTATCAGAATACTGAATCCGAGAGCTCAGAAGAGTGGATG GGCGGTTTGGCTCCGTCACCACCACCCTCCACG GCAAACGATGACCCCAGTGACAGCACTGAGTCTGAAGAGGATGTGGACTCTGACGGTGACCAGTATGCCTACAGACCCACTGGTGGTCTCACTAAGAGTGTGGGAACAGAAGCTGATAAGGAGGATGATGAGGATGACAGTGGAGACGACACCTTTGGTGATGAGGACAATGGCCCAGGACCTGAATGGGGAGGACACTCCAGACCGGACAGTGATGAGGACTCCTCAGACAACACGCAATCCAGTGAAGACTCTCGAGAAAACAATGCCCAAGATGCCCTCAGTGACAGCAGGGACCGTGAGGATGAGGCAGACAGCCGGCCTGAGGCAGGTGACTCCACTCAGGACAGCGAGAGCGAGGAACATTGGGTAGGAGGTGGCAGTGACGGGGAGCATAGCCATGGGGACGGCTCTGAGTTTGACGATGAAGGGATGCTGAGTGATGACCCTGAAGGCACCAGGAGTGACCGAGGCCACGCCAGGATGAGCAGCGCTGGTATCAGGTCAAAAGAATCGAAAGGGAACCAGGAGCTCACGAGCACTGGGGATTCAGACGAGAGCCAATCTGTGGAACTGTCAAGCAGCAAGTCCTTCAGAAGGTCCCAGGTCTCCGAGGAAGATGGCAGAGGTGAGCTCACAGACAGCAGTAGCAGGGAAACCCAGAATGACTCCACAGAGGACACCGTCTCCAAGGAGGACACAGCCGAGAGCCGGTCCCAGGAAGACAGTCCAGAGGGACAAGACACCAGCAGTGAGTCCAGTGAGGAGGCTGATGGGCCATCCCAGGAAAGCAGCAGTGAGTCTCAGGAAGGGGTGGCCAGTGAGTCCAGGGGTGACAACCCAGATTACACTAGTCAGACGGGAGACCAAGAAGACAGCGAGTCCAGTGAGGAGGACAGCCTGAACACACTCTCCAGCTCAGAAAGTCGGTCCACAGAGGAGCAAGCTGACAGCGAGTCCAGTGAGAGCCTCAGACTGTCGGAGGAAAGTCAAGAGTCAGCCCAGGATGGAGACAGTTCCAGCCAGGAAGGCCTCCAGTCTCAGAGCACTTCAAGGGAGAGCAGGAGCGAGGAGAGCCAGTCTGAGCAGGACAGCCGTTCTGAGGAGGAGAGTGACAGTGAGTCTCAGGACAGTAGCAGATCCAAAGAAGGCAGTaactctacagaaagcacttcaAGCAGTGAGGAAGACGGCCACCCTAAAAACATGGAGGCGGACAGCAGGAAACTAACAGTCGATGCGTACCACAACAAACCCATCGGGGACCAGGATGACAATGACTGCCAAGATGGCTACTAG
- the LOC118592594 gene encoding dentin sialophosphoprotein: MKMKIIIYVCIWAAAWAIPLPQIIPLERRVVEKSVNVPFLARSGTPAQNKLYVNNTVEDSSDLANGSEIGRQVYTEDGSESTDAGGTNSTRPVLANEQGNTADENEDVETYGREEIHVKGENSTAKDISGQGSITENTGEAKESNINGHAGQDTKTAGADDASQDGDATLVQGNGPQVAGSEDSTNHEVGIHGDGVGTHETTPQREEEGSGNKGAEITPSPEDDPGLENTDGSPSGNGENGDEDVGSGDDEGTETGDGKGSHDASQGQEDQSHTGKQDNRGQSSVSSEDDNSKEKEGSPSGCDGDNNSSSEENSGPKEGNGSQAVQESQTLNHKGSGDPDGGVTCQSEVCPLGKSQDQGVETGGPSTGNKSDVTKESGKHSEDQGSNGHQGMEGDKRNSPRPGKPDRPQGPAEKSEAQSKMGHSKIGSSSNSDVHDSYDFDDKSMQGDDPNSSDESNGSDDADSERDSESGGRGDASYSSEESRDNGSDSNGDDEDRSDGTSDADDSDGDSESDDKDESESSDHESKSGSDSSDSSDSDSSDSDSSDSSDSDSSDSDSDSDSSDSDSSDSDSDSSDSDSSDSDSDSSDSDSSDSDSSDSDSSDSDSSDSSDSDSSDSDSSDSDSSDSDSDSSDSDSSDSSDSDSSDSDSSDSDSSDSSDSSDSDSDSSDSSDSDSSDSDSSDSSDSDSSDSDSSDSSDSSDSDSSDISDSDSSDSDSSDSDSSDSSDSDSSDSSDSSDSDSSDSDSSDSDSSDSDSDSSDSDSSDSSDSDSSDSSDSDSSDSDSSDSDSDSDSSDSDSSDSSDSDSSDSDSNDSDSSDSSDSSDSDSSDSSDSSDSSDSSDSSDSDSSDSSDSDSSDSDSSDSDSSDSSDSSDSDSSDSSDSSDSDSSDSSDSDSSDSDSSDSDSSNSSDSKSGNGHNTSDSDSGSEGSDSNHSTSDD; encoded by the exons atgaaaatgaagataattaTATATGTTTGCATTTGGGCAGCCGCATGGGCCATTCCG CTTCCTCAAATCATACCATTGGAAAGACGCGTTGTTGAAAAATCTGTGAATGTACCTTTTCTAGCACGCTCAGGAACTCCAGCACAG AATAAGTTGTATGTCAATAACACCGTTGAGGACAGTAGTGACCTCGCAAATGGGAGTGAAATAGGAAGACAGGTGTATACCGAGGATGGCTCTGAGTCAACAGATGCAGGAGGGACAAATTCTACACGGCCCGTTTTAGCAAATGAACAGGGGAACACTGCAGATGAAAACGAGGATGTAGAAACTTACGGTCGTGAGGAGATACATGTGAAAGGCGAGAACAGCACAGCCAAGGACATCAGCGGCCAAGGGAGCATCACTGAAAACACGGGAGAAGCGAAGGAGAGTAACATCAATGGACATGCTGGTCAGGACACAAAAACTGCGGGTGCTGATGATGCAAGCCAGGATGGAGATGCCACCCTTGTCCAGGGGAATGGACCTCAAGTAGCTGGAAGCGAGGATAGTACAAACCATGAGGTTGGCATACATGGAGATGGGGTTGGTACCCATGAAACAACAcctcagagagaagaggagggaagtggGAACAAGGGGGCTGAGATAACGCCAAGCCCTGAGGATGATCCTGGTTTGGAGAATACTGATGGGAGTCCCAGTGGGAATGGGGAAAATGGGGATGAGGACGTGGGCTCTGGTGATGATGAGGGTACAGAAACAGGAGATGGAAAGGGCAGCCATGATGCCAGTCAGGGCCAGGAGGACCAGTCCCATACGGGGAAACAGGACAACAGAGGTCAGAGTTCAGTTAGTAGTGAGGATGATAACtctaaagagaaagaaggctCCCCAAGTGGATGTGATGGAGACAACAATTCTAGCAGTGAGGAGAACAGTGGTCCCAAAGAAGGCAATGGCAGCCAGGCTGTGCAAGAAAGCCAGACGCTCAATCACAAAGGCAGTGGAGATCCAGACGGCGGAGTCACCTGCCAGTCAGAAGTGTGTCCTCTTGGGAAGAGCCAAGACCAG GGAGTAGAGACTGGAGGTCCAAGCACAGGCAACAAAAGTGATGTCACCAAAGAATCTGGGAAACACAGTGAAGATCAAGGAAGCAATGGGCACCAGGGGATGGAGGGGGACAAAAGAAATAGCCCGAGGCCAGGGAAGCCTGACCGGCCTCAAGGGCCTGCTGAGAAATCAGAAGCCCAGAGCAAAATGGGGCACAGCAAGATAGggagcagcagcaacagtgatGTGCACGACAGCTATGATTTCGATGACAAGTCCATGCAAGGGGACGATCCCAACAGCAGTGACGAGTCTAACGGAAGTGATGACGCCGACTCAGAACGTGACAGTGAGAGTGGCGGCCGCGGGGACGCTTCCTACAGCTCTGAGGAGTCAAGAGACAACGGCAGTGACTCCAACGGGGATGATGAGGACAGGAGTGATGGTACATCCGATGCCGATGACAGTGACGGGGACAGTGAGAGTGATGACAAGGACGAATCAGAAAGCAGTGACCATGAGAGCAAATcaggcagtgacagcagtgacagcagtgacagtgacagcagtgacagtgacagcagtgatagcagtgacagtgacagcagtgacagtgacagcGACAGTGACAGCAGCGacagtgacagcagtgacagtgacagcgacagcagtgacagtgacagcagtgacagcgacagtgacagcagtgacagtgacagcagtgacagtgacagcagCGACAGTGACAGCAGCGacagtgacagcagtgacagcagtgacagtgatagcagtgacagtgacagcagtgacagtgacagcagtgacagCGACAGTGACAGCAGCGACAGTGACAGCAGTGATagcagtgacagtgacagcagtgacagtgacagcagtgacagCGACAGCAGCGACAGCAGTGacagcagtgacagtgacagtgacagcagtgacagcagcgacagtgacagcagtgacagtgacagcagtgacagcagCGACAGTGACAGCAGCGacagtgacagcagtgacagcagtgacagcagcgacagtgacagcagtgacatcagtgacagtgacagcagtgacagtgacagcagtgacagtgacagtagtgacagcagtgacagtgacagcagtgacagcagtgacagcagTGACAGTGATAGCAGTGACAGTGATagcagtgacagtgacagcagtgacagcgacagtgacagcagtgacagtgacagcagtgatagcagtgacagtgacagcagtgacagcagtgacagtgatagcagtgacagtgacagcagtgacagtgacagcGACAGTGACAGCAGCGACAGTGACAGCAGTGATagcagtgacagtgacagcagtgacagtgacagcaATGACAGCGACAGTAgtgacagcagtgacagcagcgatagtgacagcagtgacagcagtgacagcagtgacagcagtgacagcagtgacagcagcgatagtgacagcagtgacagcagtgacagtgatagcagtgacagtgacagcagtgacagtgacagcagtGATAGCAGTGACAGCAGCGACAGTGACAGCAGTGATAGCAGTGacagcagtgacagtgacagcagtgacagcagtgacagtgatagcagtgacagtgacagcagtgacagtgacagcagtAATAGCAGTGACAGCAAGTCTGGTAACGGCCACAACACAAGTGACAGTGACAGTGGCAGTGAAGGCAGTGACAGCAACCACTCGACCAGTGATGACTAG